The stretch of DNA CAACTTTTCCTCTGACATAGGGCACCTTACAATACGTGCAAAACTCGTTACACCCATCCTGAATTTTTAGAAATGCGCGTGTACGACCCTCAAAACGAGTAATACCGCTTACTCCATCATACTCTTTATCCTTATTAATATATTTTAAGATGTTTGTTTTATACTCATTTTCAGCAATATAATCAACCCCATCTATATCTTCAATTGCCACTCTGTCACCATCAACATAACATCCGGTAACAACAACTTTTGCACTTCCTTTTTGTTTGATCATTTTACGAATCGTGTTACGGCACTTTTGATCCGTTTTACCTGTTACCGTACAGGTGTTTATCACTATAAGACTGCCATCTCCAGCAGGAACATCATTCCCCGAACATTCTTTATACCCGTTCTTTAAAAGCTGTTCACGGATAAGCTGGCTGTCATACTGGTTTACTTTACAGCCAAGTGTTTCAATGCGAAAATACTTAGTGGTTTCCATAGTTAAAACCCCGTTTCATATTTTATAATGAGGGCAGCTGCAATAGCTGCTGTTTCTGTACGAAGAATTGTTTCACCAAATGAGAATTCCTGAAATCCATTTTCCTGCGCCTGCGCAATTTCACTTTTCTCAAATCCCCCTTCAGGACCAACAACGACACAAACGGATCCCGCCACTAAGACCTGCTTCTCTTGCATAATTGATTTGAGCAACGTTTTCCCGCTTTCATATGCAATAAGCTTCATCCCTCCAGCATGTTTGTTATGTACGTAATCACTAAACTCCATTATTTCTGTAATAGCCGGAATATCCGCGCGACCGCACTGTTTGGCAGCCTCTATTGCTACTTTTTTCCATTTTTCTTTTTTTACTTCATCATCCTTAACCTGCACCACGGTTCTTTTCGTAACTAATGGAACAATAACATCCACTCCGATTTCGGTAAGTTTTTGCACTATGAGAGACATCTTCTTGCCCTTAGCTAATGCAACAGCAACAGTGATGTATACCGACTCAGCATTAGTCTCACACTCTCTTTTCTTTACTATTTTCGCGGCAACCGCATTGTCTCCACATTCATCAATATACGCATCGTATTCACAACCTTCTCCATCAAAGACAGTGATACTATCACCCTGCTTTAAACGAAGAACATTAATAAGATAATTTACCTGAGTCGCATCAAGTGGGACCACGAGGGGATGTTCAGAAATAATATCAGCTGGAATGTGAATTCGTTTATGTGACATACTCTTGGCGTAATCTATATTATTAAAATGAATCGATCAACACAAACTCACGTGGCGCTGACCGTAAAACGTCTTTACCATACATATCAATCACTGCAAAACTTAAACCACTTCTTTGCTTTTTTGATAAAGGATTGGCTTATAGGGTGCACTTCCTCACCGCTGATTTCAGCAAACTGAGTTAAAAGAGATTTCTGTTCAGAAGTAAGATTCGTCGGTGTCTCAACAACCACGCGCACAATTTGATCTCCTCTACCATAACCGCGTAAATCGGTAATACCCTTACCTTTTAAACGGAATAATTTTCCTGTTTGTGTCCCTTCAGGGACTTTCAAGGTTGTTTTGCCTTCAAGTGCCGGTATTTCTACAGCGCTCCCTAAAGCTGCTTGCGTAAAACTGATAGGCATTTCACATAAAATATCGTCTCCATGCCGTTCAAATATTTCGTGTTTTTTAACATGTATGACAATATACAGGTCCCCGGCTTCTCCACCGCGAGCTCCATCCTCACCCGCACTGGTCATACGCAAACGAGACCCGGACTCTACACCAGCAGGTACTTGTACTGACAATTCTTTCTTTATATGAATACGGCCATCTCCACGGCACTTTTTACAGGGGTTTTCAATGACTGAACCGATACCGCCACATTTTCCGCATGTTCTCAGAATATTAATAAAACCGGCATTGCTTGTTACTTGCCCTGAACCACCACAACTTTTACAGGTCGTTTTTTCCGTCCCTGGCTCGGCCCCCTCACCTTTACAGCTCTGACAGGTTGTTAGTTTCGGTATTTCAATCGTCTTTTCAGTACCAAATGCGGCTTCTTCAAAATCTATCTCAAGATCATAGCGTATGTCCGAGCCATGTATCGCACCCCTTTTACCTGGTGCCTGCGTATCATCACCAAAGAATGCATCAAAAATCGAACCACCGCCGCCACCACCGCCAAAGTTACCCATAAAAGTACGGAGAGCTTCTTCAAGATCAATCCCAAAACCCCCGCCGCCGCCAAAACCGCCGGCACCACCGCTCACGTACGCATCGTGACCAAACTGGTCATAACGCATTCTTTTTTCAGGATCTCCCAGAACCTCATAGGCAACGGTTATTTCCTTAAACGTTTCTTCTGCTTGATGATCTCCCGGATTCTTATCAGGATGATATTGAACGGCAAGTCTTCGGTATGATTTTTTTATTTCACCATCTGTCGCTTCTGTTGTTACTTCTAAAATCTTATAATATGATCTCTTTATCTGCATAATCTCGATCCTTTACATAAATAAAAATGCAGGAATATATCGATTAGCCTTACGTGTTAAAAGATATATCCCTACACTTGTTTACAACTTATTTTTTATCGCCTTCACCGACATCTTCATAGTCTGCATCAACGACATCATCATCTTTCTTCTTCCCAGCATCCGGACCGGCACCTGCTGCACCTGCACCTTCAGGACCTTGCTGTCCTGGATTTGCCTGCTGGTATTTTTCACTCGCTTCTTTATACATTATTTCAGATATTTTATGTGAAGCTTGCGTCACTTCTTCCATTGCTTTTTTGATATTTTCAACGGAACCGCTTCCCAGAATCGACTTAAGGCTCTCTATCGCCTTTTCTACTTTTTCTTTTTCTTCAGCTTCTACTTTATCTCCGCATTCTTTCACTGTTTTCTCTGTAGTGTAGACAAGCGTATCGGCTTGATTGCGGGTCTCAACTTCTTCTTTCTTTTTCTTGTCTTCATCAGCATGCGATTCAGCTTCTTTAACCATCTTCTGAATCTCCTCATCTGAAAGCCCGCTGGACGCTTCAATCTTAATCTTCTGCTCCTTACCTGTTGCAAGGTCCTTTGCAGACACGTGGACAATGCCATTTGCATCGATATCAAACGTTACCTCAATTTGAGGAACGCCACGCGGTGCGGCAGGAATACCAACAAGATCAAATTTACCAAGTGTTCTGTTATCACCAGCCATTTCGCGTTCACCCTGTAAAACATGAATACTTACTGCAGTTTGACTATCCGCCGCAGTAGAAAAGATCTGGCTTTTGCGTGTCGGAATAGTAGTATTTTTCTCAATGAGACGTGTGCTTACATTGCCGAGTGTTTCGATCCCAAGTGAAAGCGGTGTCACATCAAGAAGCAATACATCTTTTACATGACCGCCTAAAACTGCGCCTTGTATTGCAGCACCGATTGCAACAACTTCATCAGGATTAACACCCCTGTGCGGCTCTTTGCCTTTAAAGATGTCTTTTACGATTTGTTGAACAGCCGGCATACGTGTCATACCACCAACAAGAACCACTTCATCTACATCTTCAGGTTTAAATTTACCGTCTTTCAACACTTGATAAACAGGACCTTTTATCCTTTCAAGCAAATCTTCCGTTAACTGCTCAAGCTTTGCTCGTGATAAAGACATGTTTAAATGTTTTGGTCCGCTTGCATCAGCAGTTACAAACGGCAAACTGATTTCAGTTTGCATAGTAGATGAAAGCTCGATCTTTGCCTTCTCAGCACCTTCTTTTAATCTTTGAAGAGCCATTTTATCACTTCTCAGATCGATTCCCTGTTCCTTTTTAAACTCAGCAGCAAGCCAATCAATAATTTTTTGATCAAAATCATCTCCACCAAGATGAGTATCACCGTTTGTTGCCTTTACCTCAAAAACACCCTCACCCAATTCAAGAACAGAAATATCAAATGTACCGCCACCGAGATCAAATACTGCTATCTTCTCATCTTTTTTCTTTTCAAGCCCGTATGCAAGAGATGCCGCAGTCGGCTCATTGATAATACGTAATACCTCAAGACCAGCAATCTTTCCGGCATCTTTTGTTGCCTGTCTCTGGCTATCATTAAAATACGCAGGAACAGTAACAATTGCTTTATTTACTTTTGTTCCAAGAAAATCTTCAGCAGTTTGTCTCATCTTCTGCAAAATTATCGCAGAAATTTCAGGCGGGGTATACGTCTTACCAGCTGCTTCAATTACCGCATCACCATCGGCCGACGCAACGACTTTATACGGAACAATCTTTTCTTCAGCTTTCACTTCAGATTCTTTGCGCCCCATAAAACGTTTGATCGAGTAAACAGTATTATCCGGATTAGTTACCGCTTGACGTTTTGCTGCAGCACCAACAAGTCTTTCACCAGCCTTAGTGAATGCAACGGTAGAAGGTGTCGTTCTTCCGCCTTCAGCGTTGGGAATAACCACCGGTTCACCGTTTTCAACGATTGCAACACATGAATTTGTAGTTCCTAAATCGATACCAATAATTTTTTCAGACATAGTATTGTCCTCCTTTTTCTTTTATGTTTATAAAAGCAAGTAATATGCCAATAATATCCCAGACCAAAATTTGCATAAACAATTAATAATTAAGCGGATAGGAATAACGGTAATTTGGGATAAACGGCACACAAGAGACATTATGTCTCAACGTTAAGTTTATTACTCGTCTTTGACACTATCTTGAGTAGCAGCTTCCTCTGAAGATGACAGTGGTTTTGCCACTTTTACCATAGAAGGGCGAATCAGTCGATCATTCAGCAAATACCCTTTTTGCATTTCCTCAACAACAACATTTTCAGGATACTCATCGGTTTCTTCGCTCATAACAGCTTCGTGTTTATGCGGATCAAATTCCTCACCAACCGATGTTATAGTCTTCAACCCCACACTTTCCAAATATTTGTGGAATTGCCCATCGATTAGCCCAATGCCTTCTTTAACCTTGAGAACATCAGACGTATCGGTAATATTCATAACTGTACGATCAAAATTATCGAGTATTGGGAATAACCCTTTTATAAAATCTGTATTAGCAAATTTTAAAATATCGCTTTTATCTTTTTGTACACGTTTACGGTAATTTTCAATATCAGCCAAAGATCTCATAAACTTGTCATGATTTTCATCTGCCTTATCGGCTTTATCTTTTAGCGCAGTATACTCATCATGAGTTAAGGTTACATCTTTTTTCTCAGCCTTTTTGTCTTTTATCTCGTCCGGTGCTTTTTCTTCTTCATGTTTTTTCTTATGCTTCATCATTATCATCCCTCAAAAATTGTTAATGTATCGATATTGGAATTGAAATAATAACAGAGGTTATTAATTTGTCAAATAGTTTCAATTTCTGCTATGATCATCTTGAGCGCTTTTTTAGGATCGCTGTGTGCAAGAACAGGGCGCCCGATAACTAGGTAATCGCTCCCTGCCCGTATTGCTTCAATCGGCGTCATGGTTCTTTTCTGATCACCGCTTTGCGACCATTCAGGCCTGATCCCAGGAGTTAAGATAATAAAATCTTTTCCGCATGCACGCCTTATTGTCCGTATCTCTTGAGCGGATGCAACAACACCGTTTAGCCCGGCATTCTTTGCGAGTTTTGCAAGATGAACAACCTGTTTTTTAATTTGTCTTCTTATATTAAGTTCATTCTTTAATATTTCATCATTAAGACTGGTGAGACACGTTACTCCTAAAATGCTCGGCATGGTAACACCCTTTTTGAGTGAAACTATTTCAGCACCGCTTACCGCCTCTCTCATCATGGCAGTGCCACCTGATGTATGAACATTAAATATATCAACACCGAGTGCAGTTGCAGACTCCGAAGCCTTTCTCACGGTATGAGGAATATCATGAAATTTGAGATCGAGAAAAACCTTACAACCATTGTCTTTTACCATCTTAACAACATCCGCTCCCTCTGAAGTAAAGAGCTGACTACCAATCTTAAAGAAAGAAACATCACCTTTAAGCATCTTCACATACTTCTGTGCCGAGCTAATATCCTCAACATCCAGCGCTATAATTATCTCACCCTTCATATTTATCTCCATTTATTACTACTTATTAATCTTTATTATCTTTTATCCCCCCGTTATATCCACCGCGTAGGTGGAACAGAGGCTGTTCCACCTACGCGGTGGATATAAAAAAAAAGGGGGGGGGAGGTGGCGTAGCACAAGTTTTTAGTTGAGTTTTGTTTTTAGTTGGTTGATGTCTTCAATGTCTTTGTCTTGCAAGTACTCTTCCAATCCTTTTATTATTTCATATGGTGCCTTCGGATTATAAAAGTTTGCTGTACCGACGCTAACTGCTGTTGCTCCCGCTAGTAAAAACTCTAATGCACTTTCAGTATCTTCAATACCACCCATACCTATTATTGGTATATCATATTTTTGCGCTAACTGCCATACCATTCTTACCGCGACAGGTCGTACGGCAGGACCACTCAACCCACCGGTAATATTTCCGATCTTTGGTTTCATTGTATTTACATCAATAGACATCCCAAGCAAGGTATTTATTAGACTCACTGCATCCGTTCCGGCTTGAATCGCAACTTTTGCAAATACTTTAATATCTGTTACATTCGGTGAGAGCTTTGTAATAATCGGAAGCTCGGTTACTTTACGAACTCTGTGCACTACATCAAACGTCGCTTTAGGATCCACACCAAATGCTATACCGCCTTTTTTTACATTTGGACACGATATATTAATCTCAAATGCTGATGCGATACCGGTTTCAGCGATCTTCTCAGTGAGTTCAGCATATTCACGTGGCGAGTCACCGGCAATATTTACAATGATCGGCATTCTAAGGGTTTTTAAAAACGGCAGTTTGTTTTTAACAAACATATCAAACCCGGGATTCTGGAGCCCAATAGCATTTAAAATACCTGAGGGTGTTTCAACAATGCGTTGTGGCGGATTTCCTTTTCTCGGATTGAGCGTTATCGTCTTAGTAACTAAAGCACCAAGTTTTTCTATATCAACACATTTAGCATATTCTTCGCCAAACCCGTACGTTCCAGAACTCACCAGTACCGGGTTTTTTAAACTCAGTGACCCAATATTAACTTCCGTGTACGGTTTTCTTGTCATATGCTATTCCCAAATAATTGTGCTGGCCTCAAAAACTGGGCCCTCTTTACAAACTCTCTGATACTCATACCCATCAGGCGCTTCATCGCTGACTACCTTAACAACACATCCCATGCATGCACCAATACCACAGGCCATATATTCTTCAAGTGATACCTGGCACAACACATCGCTATCCTTAGCAATCTCTGATACCGCTTTGAGCATACCTTTAGGGCCGCATGTATATATCACCTTACCGTCACTACCCTCAGCGAGCTCATTTTTTAGCAACTCTGTTACCAATCCTTTTTCACCAATCGAACCATCATCTGTTGCTATGCGCACATCACACCCTATACCAGAAAAAGCGTCCTGACAAACAAGTTCATCTTTATTTTGCGCGCCCAACAACACTGTTACATTCTTGCCGATTTTTTTTGCTAACAAATAAAGTGGCGCAATACCAACTCCACCACCAACAAGAATTGCCTGAGCACCATCCTTTATTTCAAAACTATTTCCTAAAGGCCCCATAACATCTATCGATTCACCCGCTTGGGCAGTAGTCAAAGCTGAGGTACCTTTACCGACAACCTTATATATGATTGAAAGTCGTGTACCGTCAGTATCATACACACTAAACGGACGACGAATCAAAAGACTTCTACCATGCACACGAAGAGATACAAACTGCCCGGGAACAATCTGACTGGCAATATCACGCGCTGAAATCTGCAAATAATAATAATTCTCGTTTATTTGCGCATTTTTTACTATCTCATATTCTTTTTGCACTATATTCATTATGAAGGTATTCCCATATGATATTCTTGCAATGCTTTAACCGTTAGTTTTCTCTTTGCCATTTCATCAATACCGTTAACCACTGCTTGCGCGGCTGATAATGTAGTAATGATCGGAACATTATGCGCAACGGCAGTTGATCGTATCTTTACCTCATCTTCAAGAGGAATTTGCCCTGAAGGAGTATTAATAATAAGATCAATGTCATCGTTCTTAATATAATCCAATATGTTTGGACGTCCCTCACTTACTTTAAAAAGCGGTACAGCATCAATCCCGTTATTCTTGAAAACTTTTGCGGTCCCGCTAGACGCAACTATTTTATACCCAATATCAAGTAATCGTTTAGCAATAAATACTATTTTTCGTTTATCTTGATTTTTTACACTGATAAATACTGTGCCACTCATTGGCAATTTCTGCCCGGTACCCATCTGCGATTTTGCAAATGCAAGCCCCATAACTGAATCGATACCCATTACTTCACCCGTTGATTTCATTTCAGGCCCGAGAAGAATATCGACTCCCGGAAACCGTATAAACGGTAAAACCGCTTCTTTGACAGAAAAATGATCTATCGTAACCTCTTCCGTAAAACCAAGTTCTTTCAATGTTTTTCCTGCCATCACTTTTGCCGCAATTTTTGCAAGCGGCACACCGATCGATTTACTCACAAACGGTATCGTTCGTGATGCACGCGGATTCACTTCAAGTACATATATAACATCATTTCTTACCGCAAACTGAATATTCATCAACCCCTTAACATTCAGCTCAAGAGCTAATACATGCGTGTCCTTTTTGATCTTTGCCGCAATCTCATCTGAAAGAGAAAAATACGGAATTATGCATGCGCTATCACCGGAATGTATTCCCGCTTCTTCAATGTGCTCCATTACCGCACCAACAACAACAGTTTCTCCGTCAGATACTGCATCAACATCTATTTCAACCGCATCTTCAAGAAACTTATCGACCAAGATCGGATGATCAGGTGACACCTTTACTGCATGGGTCATATATTCAACGAGTGACGCCTCATCAAAAACTATTTTCATTGCTCGACCACCCAAAACATATGAAGGTCTCACAACAACAGGATAGCCAATATCCTTTGCAATACTTATCGCTTGATCAGTATTTATCGCGGTACCATTAGCTGGTTGGATCAGACCAAGCTTTTTAAGCATCTTCTGAAATTTCTCTCTGTTCTCAGCGACATCTATACTTTCAGGAGATGTACCAATAATATTTACCCCTGCTTTTTTAAGCCTTAATGCAAGATTAAGCGGGGTCTGCCCACCTAACTGTACAATTGCACCAGAACATTCTTCACGTTCATAAATATTTAATACATCCTCAAACGTAAGCGGCTCAAAATATAATTTATCCGACGAATCATAATCAGTGGATACTGTCTCCGGATTACTGTTAACCATTATTGTTTCATACCCGTCCTCTTTTAAAGCAAATGATGCATGCACACAACAATAATCAAACTCGATACCCTGGCCAATTCTATTTGGCCCGCCACCAAGGATCATAATTTTCTTTTTATCAGTTTTTCGTACTTCATCATCAGTTATCTGGGCTACATTCCCTGCATCATCAACATGATAAAACGGCCGTTGATAAGTAGAATAATAATATGGTGTATACGCCTCAAACTCAGCTGCACAGGTATCAACAAGCTTATATACAGGCTCTATCCCCATCTCTTTTCTCATAGAACGCACTGCAATTTCATCTAACCCTGTTAAGCACGCAATCTGCACATCGGAATAACCGAGTTCTTTTGCCCTAAAAAACAATTCGTGTTCATTTTTTAAAGATTGAGGATCTTTAAACGCCTTTACCTTTTCTTTAAACTCCACCTCAAAATCAATGATATCTTTAATATTATGTAAAAACCACTTATCTATCTTTGTGAGATCAAATATATCTGAGACAGTAAATCCTGTTTTAAACGCTTGAACAATTGCAGATATTCTATCTTCACGCGGCACAAGAAGTTTTTGCCTGAGTTCGTCTCTGCTGGTTGTCGTAAGCTCCATAGCATCGGCAACAAGACCAAACCGCTTTATTTCAAGGGACCGCATCGCTTTTTGCATTGCCTCCTTAAACGTAGACCCGATAGACATCACCTCACCGACAGATTTCATCTGTATCGCTAAAGTAGAATCAGCACCCGGAAACTTTTCAAATGCAAATCGCGGTATCTTAACCACACAATAATCTATTGATGGCTCAAAACATGCAGTTGTTTCTTTCGTAATATCATTGGGTATTTCATCTAAGGTGTATCCTACGGCAAGTTTTGCGGCTATCTTTGCTATAGGAAAACCTGTCGCCTTTGATGCAAGTGCAGAGCTTCTGGATACACGAGGGTTCATTTCAATTATGACCATGCGGCCATTAGCAGGGTTGACTGCAAACTGTATATTCGACCCTCCTGTTTCAACACCAATTGCACGAATAATTTTTTTAGATGCATCACGCATTTCCTGATAACATTTATCAGAAAGTGTTTGTGCAGGCGCTACCGTGATACTGTCACCGGTATGGATCCCCATCGGATCAAAGTTTTCAATAGAGCATATGATAACGACATTATCTTTTTTGTCGCGCATCACCTCAAGTTCAAATTCCTGCCACCCCAATAAACTTTCTTCTATTAACACTTCACTTACCGGACTGTATTCAATACCTTTTGCGACAATAGTTTCATATTCTTCTTTATTGTATGCGATACCGCCACCAGTTCCCCCTAAAGTAAAACTAGGTCTTATGATAAGCGGATAGGTGCCGATGTCGCTGGCAATCTTGCGTGCATCTTCAAGGTTTTTTGCATACCCCGACTTTGGCAGATCAAGACCGATCTCAATCATGGTCTTTTTAAAAAGTTCTCGATCTTCACCTTTTTTAATAACATCAGCTTTCGCGGCAAGCATTTCAACATTGTATTTATCTAATATTCCTTTATCAGCGAGTTCAATCGCAACGTTAAGGCCAGTTTGACCTCCAAGTGTTGGAAGAACTGCATCAGGACGCTCTTTTTTAATGATCATTTCAATAATCTCTGCAGTAATCGGTTCAATATATGTCTTATCGGCAAATTCAGGATCAGTCATAATGGTTGCCGGGTTACTGTTGATCAAAACAACTTCGTATCCTTCTTCGCGTAACGCTTTACATGCCTGCGTTCCCGAATAGTCAAATTCACATGCCTGACCAATAATGATCGGTCCTGATCCTATAAGTAAAATCTTTTTTATGTCTGTACGCTTTGGCATGTACTATTCCTAATTTCTCATGTCTAATTTTTGTGTTTTTCCATTAGTTCTGTAAACATTTCAAATAAATATTCTGAATCATGCGGTCCCGGTGAAGATTCCGGATGATACTGCACACTGAAAAGCGGTTTTTGTGTATGCCGTAATCCTTCACAGGTTTTATCATTTAAATTGATATGTGTCTGGTCAATCTCTTTTGGTAATGTCTTCATATCTATTGCAAACCCATGATTTTGAGAAGTGATTTCAACTCTTTTTGTGGGGATATGCATAACCGGTTGGTTTCCTCCACGGTTACCGAATTTCAACTTATATGTTTTGCCGCCTAACGCTAAACCAAGGAGCTGATGCCCAAGGCAAATCCCAAATATTGGAACCTTACCAATACACTGACTGATTGTTTCTACTGCATACGGTAAGCCTTCAGGGTCTCCGGGACCGTTTGACAAAAATAAGCCGTCAGGTTGTATCTTCATGATCTGGTCATATTTTGTTGATGCCGGAAATACATGACAATCGCATCCACGTTGACGTAACATGCGAAGAATATTCAACTTTATTCCAAAATCCATTACTGCAACCTTGTATTTTTTCTTTGGCAAGGGAACAGTTTTATCTCCCGGCAACCACTGAGGGCTTAATACATTATCTGGGTCCCAATGGTATGTTTCTTTTGAGGTTACTTCCTGCACA from Candidatus Ancaeobacter aquaticus encodes:
- a CDS encoding 16S rRNA (uracil(1498)-N(3))-methyltransferase, with the protein product MSHKRIHIPADIISEHPLVVPLDATQVNYLINVLRLKQGDSITVFDGEGCEYDAYIDECGDNAVAAKIVKKRECETNAESVYITVAVALAKGKKMSLIVQKLTEIGVDVIVPLVTKRTVVQVKDDEVKKEKWKKVAIEAAKQCGRADIPAITEIMEFSDYVHNKHAGGMKLIAYESGKTLLKSIMQEKQVLVAGSVCVVVGPEGGFEKSEIAQAQENGFQEFSFGETILRTETAAIAAALIIKYETGF
- the dnaJ gene encoding molecular chaperone DnaJ, with the protein product MQIKRSYYKILEVTTEATDGEIKKSYRRLAVQYHPDKNPGDHQAEETFKEITVAYEVLGDPEKRMRYDQFGHDAYVSGGAGGFGGGGGFGIDLEEALRTFMGNFGGGGGGGSIFDAFFGDDTQAPGKRGAIHGSDIRYDLEIDFEEAAFGTEKTIEIPKLTTCQSCKGEGAEPGTEKTTCKSCGGSGQVTSNAGFINILRTCGKCGGIGSVIENPCKKCRGDGRIHIKKELSVQVPAGVESGSRLRMTSAGEDGARGGEAGDLYIVIHVKKHEIFERHGDDILCEMPISFTQAALGSAVEIPALEGKTTLKVPEGTQTGKLFRLKGKGITDLRGYGRGDQIVRVVVETPTNLTSEQKSLLTQFAEISGEEVHPISQSFIKKAKKWFKFCSD
- the dnaK gene encoding molecular chaperone DnaK; this translates as MSEKIIGIDLGTTNSCVAIVENGEPVVIPNAEGGRTTPSTVAFTKAGERLVGAAAKRQAVTNPDNTVYSIKRFMGRKESEVKAEEKIVPYKVVASADGDAVIEAAGKTYTPPEISAIILQKMRQTAEDFLGTKVNKAIVTVPAYFNDSQRQATKDAGKIAGLEVLRIINEPTAASLAYGLEKKKDEKIAVFDLGGGTFDISVLELGEGVFEVKATNGDTHLGGDDFDQKIIDWLAAEFKKEQGIDLRSDKMALQRLKEGAEKAKIELSSTMQTEISLPFVTADASGPKHLNMSLSRAKLEQLTEDLLERIKGPVYQVLKDGKFKPEDVDEVVLVGGMTRMPAVQQIVKDIFKGKEPHRGVNPDEVVAIGAAIQGAVLGGHVKDVLLLDVTPLSLGIETLGNVSTRLIEKNTTIPTRKSQIFSTAADSQTAVSIHVLQGEREMAGDNRTLGKFDLVGIPAAPRGVPQIEVTFDIDANGIVHVSAKDLATGKEQKIKIEASSGLSDEEIQKMVKEAESHADEDKKKKEEVETRNQADTLVYTTEKTVKECGDKVEAEEKEKVEKAIESLKSILGSGSVENIKKAMEEVTQASHKISEIMYKEASEKYQQANPGQQGPEGAGAAGAGPDAGKKKDDDVVDADYEDVGEGDKK
- the grpE gene encoding nucleotide exchange factor GrpE; protein product: MMKHKKKHEEEKAPDEIKDKKAEKKDVTLTHDEYTALKDKADKADENHDKFMRSLADIENYRKRVQKDKSDILKFANTDFIKGLFPILDNFDRTVMNITDTSDVLKVKEGIGLIDGQFHKYLESVGLKTITSVGEEFDPHKHEAVMSEETDEYPENVVVEEMQKGYLLNDRLIRPSMVKVAKPLSSSEEAATQDSVKDE
- the pyrF gene encoding orotidine-5'-phosphate decarboxylase; this encodes MKGEIIIALDVEDISSAQKYVKMLKGDVSFFKIGSQLFTSEGADVVKMVKDNGCKVFLDLKFHDIPHTVRKASESATALGVDIFNVHTSGGTAMMREAVSGAEIVSLKKGVTMPSILGVTCLTSLNDEILKNELNIRRQIKKQVVHLAKLAKNAGLNGVVASAQEIRTIRRACGKDFIILTPGIRPEWSQSGDQKRTMTPIEAIRAGSDYLVIGRPVLAHSDPKKALKMIIAEIETI
- a CDS encoding dihydroorotate dehydrogenase; this encodes MTRKPYTEVNIGSLSLKNPVLVSSGTYGFGEEYAKCVDIEKLGALVTKTITLNPRKGNPPQRIVETPSGILNAIGLQNPGFDMFVKNKLPFLKTLRMPIIVNIAGDSPREYAELTEKIAETGIASAFEINISCPNVKKGGIAFGVDPKATFDVVHRVRKVTELPIITKLSPNVTDIKVFAKVAIQAGTDAVSLINTLLGMSIDVNTMKPKIGNITGGLSGPAVRPVAVRMVWQLAQKYDIPIIGMGGIEDTESALEFLLAGATAVSVGTANFYNPKAPYEIIKGLEEYLQDKDIEDINQLKTKLN
- a CDS encoding dihydroorotate dehydrogenase electron transfer subunit; its protein translation is MNIVQKEYEIVKNAQINENYYYLQISARDIASQIVPGQFVSLRVHGRSLLIRRPFSVYDTDGTRLSIIYKVVGKGTSALTTAQAGESIDVMGPLGNSFEIKDGAQAILVGGGVGIAPLYLLAKKIGKNVTVLLGAQNKDELVCQDAFSGIGCDVRIATDDGSIGEKGLVTELLKNELAEGSDGKVIYTCGPKGMLKAVSEIAKDSDVLCQVSLEEYMACGIGACMGCVVKVVSDEAPDGYEYQRVCKEGPVFEASTIIWE
- the carB gene encoding carbamoyl-phosphate synthase large subunit, with the protein product MPKRTDIKKILLIGSGPIIIGQACEFDYSGTQACKALREEGYEVVLINSNPATIMTDPEFADKTYIEPITAEIIEMIIKKERPDAVLPTLGGQTGLNVAIELADKGILDKYNVEMLAAKADVIKKGEDRELFKKTMIEIGLDLPKSGYAKNLEDARKIASDIGTYPLIIRPSFTLGGTGGGIAYNKEEYETIVAKGIEYSPVSEVLIEESLLGWQEFELEVMRDKKDNVVIICSIENFDPMGIHTGDSITVAPAQTLSDKCYQEMRDASKKIIRAIGVETGGSNIQFAVNPANGRMVIIEMNPRVSRSSALASKATGFPIAKIAAKLAVGYTLDEIPNDITKETTACFEPSIDYCVVKIPRFAFEKFPGADSTLAIQMKSVGEVMSIGSTFKEAMQKAMRSLEIKRFGLVADAMELTTTSRDELRQKLLVPREDRISAIVQAFKTGFTVSDIFDLTKIDKWFLHNIKDIIDFEVEFKEKVKAFKDPQSLKNEHELFFRAKELGYSDVQIACLTGLDEIAVRSMRKEMGIEPVYKLVDTCAAEFEAYTPYYYSTYQRPFYHVDDAGNVAQITDDEVRKTDKKKIMILGGGPNRIGQGIEFDYCCVHASFALKEDGYETIMVNSNPETVSTDYDSSDKLYFEPLTFEDVLNIYEREECSGAIVQLGGQTPLNLALRLKKAGVNIIGTSPESIDVAENREKFQKMLKKLGLIQPANGTAINTDQAISIAKDIGYPVVVRPSYVLGGRAMKIVFDEASLVEYMTHAVKVSPDHPILVDKFLEDAVEIDVDAVSDGETVVVGAVMEHIEEAGIHSGDSACIIPYFSLSDEIAAKIKKDTHVLALELNVKGLMNIQFAVRNDVIYVLEVNPRASRTIPFVSKSIGVPLAKIAAKVMAGKTLKELGFTEEVTIDHFSVKEAVLPFIRFPGVDILLGPEMKSTGEVMGIDSVMGLAFAKSQMGTGQKLPMSGTVFISVKNQDKRKIVFIAKRLLDIGYKIVASSGTAKVFKNNGIDAVPLFKVSEGRPNILDYIKNDDIDLIINTPSGQIPLEDEVKIRSTAVAHNVPIITTLSAAQAVVNGIDEMAKRKLTVKALQEYHMGIPS